In a genomic window of Arachnia rubra:
- the rnc gene encoding ribonuclease III, with protein MRPVRSQGRSPSGRRGLSKLVALLDKLGVQPDAQLFELAFTHRSFAFEHGRIPSNERLEFLGDAVLQIVVTEHIFISFPELAEGQLAKLRASVVSSHALADVARELELGELIRLGQGEINTGGSDKTSILADTMEAVIGAIHLSGGAEASASFVHALLDGRIAASELEGHYTDYKTALQEYCAHNDLEPPRYEIVGEGPDHQRTFTATVIIGGGPAGTGVASSKKRAEQLAAHEACRSLLPNA; from the coding sequence GTGCGGCCAGTACGGTCCCAAGGGCGCTCGCCGTCAGGTCGTCGAGGCCTGAGCAAGCTAGTTGCCCTCCTTGACAAGCTGGGCGTCCAGCCGGACGCCCAGCTCTTTGAGTTGGCCTTCACCCACCGCAGCTTCGCCTTTGAACATGGACGTATCCCCAGCAACGAACGGCTGGAGTTCCTGGGCGATGCCGTGCTGCAGATCGTGGTGACTGAGCACATCTTCATTTCTTTTCCCGAGCTTGCCGAGGGGCAGCTCGCGAAACTACGGGCTTCGGTCGTCAGTTCTCATGCCCTGGCTGATGTGGCACGTGAACTTGAGCTGGGGGAGTTGATCCGGTTGGGCCAGGGGGAGATCAACACCGGCGGATCGGACAAGACCTCCATCCTGGCCGACACGATGGAGGCTGTGATCGGCGCGATTCATCTCTCGGGTGGTGCTGAGGCCTCTGCGAGCTTCGTGCACGCTCTTCTTGACGGGCGGATTGCTGCGAGCGAGCTTGAGGGGCATTACACCGACTACAAGACCGCATTGCAGGAATACTGCGCACACAATGACCTGGAACCGCCGCGATACGAGATCGTGGGTGAGGGACCGGACCATCAGCGCACCTTCACCGCCACCGTCATCATCGGTGGTGGTCCGGCAGGCACCGGGGTGGCATCAAGTAAGAAACGCGCCGAGCAACTCGCAGCCCACGAGGCATGCCGGAGCCTGTTGCCCAATGCCTGA
- a CDS encoding sensor histidine kinase, with protein MVAQLGEVAACILLLWRPWLGLGLGLLPLGLTVAFGDMDADSIFCILASATVCFRAGPMMILPVALLGTGYGAVRCLFKPGLFPLLRDSVFIYSFSALLGILLGLLLRVFLRILNRGEAQLAVLAADVTEIRSGERLRLAGELRSAVSERLAQAWAGQRAPRHTSDAWILREALERVQAACLDAVTRVRALVGMLREDPVADGSDESLAVARPREVLARMAQTLRAQGLQVELELPGRLDESSPVTQLTISRVAQLLQDSSQALRPDPLRLKVTYPPGEVRMTGELVTSRKPRPEDTAALARIRERVQALGGSFSSVSTRRGSRLSFSLPESLITSQDSAAGDEPERSPWLRAVSVALPMLALFMMALWTYRTQPLDWPLAWAGLGYLSAAILYWQLLPGGILAIVSVTGMLLTPEQTPVALSAVLLMLCWKVTRLRNRYWSIIPGAFAIAGLWGSNLDGVTASLELRVGVLMMFVGLIGFTLIRQYQTVRSRQAERTSALVEAIDAARTEERNLLARELHDVLAHHLSVILLQCMAYGESDEADEVRLALDRIAKSLEGAEGELALLTSVMSEGEEGQMPALVRPTTVAKRLKSTLAGSNFPADFKIDQDADELPPITQRTITRAMQEGVTNIIRYAKPGGRCLVELHITQDTVRLCVRSKLSASKRGSKLSLGFGLAGIRERVDLSGGKFTAGPEEDDWVVTVELPHTESEAASVGGPSAYIH; from the coding sequence GTGGTTGCACAGCTTGGCGAGGTGGCGGCCTGCATCCTCCTGCTGTGGCGTCCCTGGCTTGGTCTTGGCCTTGGCCTCCTGCCGCTGGGGCTCACGGTGGCCTTTGGGGATATGGACGCTGATTCCATATTCTGCATTCTGGCGTCAGCCACCGTATGTTTTCGTGCCGGACCGATGATGATTCTCCCGGTTGCCCTTCTGGGAACGGGCTATGGGGCGGTGCGTTGTCTATTCAAGCCAGGGCTGTTCCCTCTACTGAGAGACTCAGTCTTCATTTACAGCTTCAGCGCGCTGCTCGGCATTCTCCTCGGGCTGCTGTTACGAGTTTTTCTGCGCATCCTCAACCGTGGTGAGGCCCAGCTCGCCGTGCTGGCTGCGGATGTCACTGAGATCCGCTCCGGCGAGCGCCTGCGGCTGGCCGGTGAGCTGCGTTCTGCGGTCAGCGAGCGCCTGGCCCAGGCCTGGGCGGGGCAGCGCGCCCCGCGCCACACCTCCGACGCCTGGATCCTTCGGGAGGCCCTGGAGCGGGTGCAGGCCGCCTGCCTGGATGCGGTGACCCGGGTGCGGGCGCTGGTCGGCATGTTGCGTGAGGACCCGGTGGCCGATGGCAGCGACGAGTCCCTGGCGGTGGCCCGGCCTCGTGAGGTGCTCGCCCGGATGGCGCAGACCCTGCGCGCTCAGGGCCTCCAGGTGGAGCTGGAGCTTCCCGGCCGGCTCGATGAGAGTAGCCCGGTGACCCAGCTGACGATCAGCCGGGTGGCCCAGCTGCTGCAGGACTCTTCCCAGGCCCTGCGGCCCGACCCGCTGCGGCTCAAGGTCACCTACCCGCCGGGGGAGGTCCGCATGACGGGAGAGCTCGTCACCTCCCGGAAGCCCCGCCCGGAGGACACGGCCGCACTCGCGCGCATCCGGGAGCGGGTGCAGGCCCTGGGGGGTAGCTTCAGCTCGGTGAGCACCCGGCGGGGAAGCCGGCTCAGCTTCTCCCTCCCCGAGTCCCTGATTACCTCGCAGGACAGTGCAGCGGGGGATGAACCGGAACGATCCCCCTGGCTGCGGGCCGTCAGCGTGGCCCTGCCCATGCTGGCACTGTTCATGATGGCCCTGTGGACCTATCGCACCCAGCCGCTGGACTGGCCGTTGGCCTGGGCGGGGCTTGGCTACCTGAGTGCAGCGATCCTCTACTGGCAGCTCCTTCCCGGCGGAATCCTCGCGATTGTGTCTGTGACCGGCATGCTCCTGACCCCCGAGCAGACCCCGGTCGCGCTGTCGGCCGTCCTGCTCATGCTGTGCTGGAAGGTCACCCGGCTCCGGAATCGCTACTGGAGCATCATCCCGGGGGCCTTTGCTATAGCGGGTCTATGGGGGTCCAACCTTGATGGGGTTACTGCCAGCCTGGAGCTGCGGGTGGGAGTCCTCATGATGTTCGTGGGCCTGATCGGATTCACCCTGATCCGCCAGTACCAGACGGTGCGCTCCCGCCAGGCCGAGCGCACGAGCGCCCTGGTGGAGGCCATAGACGCCGCCCGGACCGAGGAGCGCAACCTCTTGGCGCGGGAGCTGCACGACGTGCTGGCCCACCACCTCTCCGTCATCCTGCTGCAGTGCATGGCCTACGGGGAGAGCGACGAGGCCGACGAGGTCCGGCTCGCCCTGGACCGGATCGCCAAATCCCTCGAAGGGGCAGAGGGCGAACTTGCGCTGCTCACCAGCGTCATGTCCGAGGGCGAGGAGGGGCAGATGCCCGCCCTGGTGCGTCCCACCACGGTGGCCAAGCGCCTCAAGAGCACCCTCGCGGGATCGAATTTCCCCGCCGATTTCAAGATCGACCAGGACGCCGACGAGCTGCCCCCGATCACCCAGCGCACCATCACGCGAGCCATGCAGGAGGGCGTGACCAACATCATCCGCTATGCGAAGCCAGGTGGCCGGTGCCTGGTGGAGCTTCACATCACGCAGGACACCGTCCGGCTCTGCGTTCGCAGCAAACTGTCGGCGAGTAAACGTGGGTCCAAGCTCTCGCTTGGCTTCGGCCTGGCCGGGATCCGGGAGCGTGTCGACCTTTCCGGAGGCAAATTCACCGCGGGTCCTGAGGAAGACGACTGGGTGGTGACCGTCGAGCTGCCCCACACGGAGAGCGAGGCGGCGTCAGTTGGCGGGCCGAGCGCCTACATTCACTGA
- a CDS encoding GtrA family protein → MSAIGKLLRNNRDSLWQLFRFGIVGGLGVLVNMGVVILCRKLFPVVWPSAAIPEGEGVWLAIPGTEFNIRWYHVMATIAFLVANLFNFQLNRWWTFKSHRIAGWFREYWPFLTVGLVAQAAGLVIMTALMHPHSPVALPTDILDGSSGLRSRQYWAQLISIICTIPVAFLVNKFWTFRAVRESGSPTEQAEQPACTSNS, encoded by the coding sequence ATGAGTGCAATCGGCAAGTTACTTCGCAACAACCGGGACTCCCTGTGGCAACTCTTCCGTTTCGGGATTGTCGGTGGTCTCGGCGTGCTGGTGAACATGGGGGTGGTCATTCTGTGTAGGAAGTTGTTTCCGGTGGTCTGGCCGAGTGCAGCGATCCCCGAGGGTGAGGGAGTGTGGCTGGCTATCCCGGGAACCGAGTTCAACATCCGCTGGTACCACGTGATGGCCACGATCGCCTTTCTGGTGGCGAACCTGTTCAACTTCCAGCTCAACCGCTGGTGGACCTTCAAATCCCACAGAATTGCGGGATGGTTCCGCGAGTACTGGCCCTTCCTGACCGTCGGGCTCGTCGCCCAGGCCGCCGGCTTGGTGATCATGACGGCCCTGATGCACCCACACTCCCCGGTGGCCCTTCCCACGGACATCCTCGACGGTTCCTCAGGCCTGCGGAGCCGCCAGTACTGGGCGCAACTGATCTCCATCATCTGCACTATTCCTGTTGCCTTCCTGGTCAACAAGTTCTGGACCTTCCGAGCCGTCCGTGAGTCCGGGAGCCCCACGGAACAGGCGGAACAGCCTGCATGTACCTCAAACAGCTGA
- the mutM gene encoding bifunctional DNA-formamidopyrimidine glycosylase/DNA-(apurinic or apyrimidinic site) lyase, whose protein sequence is MPELPEVEVVRRGLENHLTGRRLEAVTVLHPRPVRAHPAGAEGFTSEITGRRVDAVARRGKYLWLVLGDDAMIAHLGMSGQFRVNQPGDPQLRNTRVLFDLDDGAQLRFIDQRMFGHLEFVPAGGRCPVPHIALDPFDPVFDPSTVARRMRAKHTTVKRALLDQGLVSGIGNIYADESLWRAKLHFDHPTARLAQARAISLLKHARDVMSEALTAGGTSFDSLYVNINGESGYFERGLDAYGREDQPCRRCATPMVRRRFTNRSSFLCPRCQRLPKPSG, encoded by the coding sequence ATGCCTGAGCTCCCGGAGGTTGAGGTGGTGCGCCGGGGCCTGGAGAATCACCTGACCGGACGCCGCCTTGAGGCGGTGACGGTTCTTCATCCCCGGCCTGTGCGTGCCCACCCGGCTGGCGCGGAGGGATTCACCTCCGAGATCACCGGGCGCCGCGTCGACGCCGTCGCGCGCCGCGGAAAATACCTGTGGCTGGTGCTGGGCGATGATGCCATGATCGCCCACCTGGGGATGAGCGGACAGTTTCGCGTGAACCAGCCCGGGGATCCGCAACTCCGGAACACGCGCGTGCTCTTCGATCTGGACGATGGCGCCCAGCTGCGGTTCATCGACCAGCGGATGTTCGGGCATCTCGAGTTCGTCCCGGCTGGTGGCCGGTGCCCGGTGCCGCACATCGCCCTCGATCCCTTCGACCCGGTTTTCGACCCCAGCACGGTCGCCCGGAGAATGAGGGCAAAACACACCACGGTGAAACGGGCCCTCCTCGATCAGGGCCTCGTCTCCGGGATCGGCAACATCTACGCCGACGAGTCCCTGTGGCGTGCGAAGCTGCATTTCGACCACCCCACTGCACGCCTCGCCCAGGCCCGTGCCATATCACTGCTGAAGCATGCCCGCGATGTCATGTCGGAGGCTTTGACCGCCGGCGGCACATCCTTCGACTCGCTGTACGTCAATATCAACGGCGAGTCGGGTTATTTTGAACGTGGACTTGATGCCTACGGGCGCGAGGACCAGCCATGTCGCCGCTGTGCCACGCCGATGGTGCGCCGGCGATTCACCAACCGCAGCAGCTTTCTGTGCCCGAGGTGCCAGCGGCTGCCCAAGCCGTCAGGATGA
- a CDS encoding response regulator, which translates to MTNLCRVLVVDDDPMVREAYRMFLARHNDHEVVGEARNGREAVEAYEELSPDVVLMDLQMPEMSGVDAIREINRKHPGACIVALTTFGTQEYIVSALRAGASGYLMKDCGGPALLTGIQQARDGDMPLAPGVRRELVTDLLSGHPRTLVDDAAASGLAPREKELLIWLGQGMTNAQIATKMFISEGSVKQYLSHIGDKMGLKSRTQILVRAIQLGLVDPTLMTPGIPS; encoded by the coding sequence ATGACCAATCTCTGCCGCGTACTCGTAGTTGATGACGACCCCATGGTCCGCGAGGCATACCGTATGTTCCTGGCAAGGCACAATGACCATGAGGTGGTTGGCGAGGCCCGGAATGGCCGGGAGGCCGTGGAGGCCTATGAGGAGCTGAGCCCCGATGTGGTCCTGATGGATCTGCAGATGCCTGAGATGTCGGGGGTGGATGCCATCCGCGAGATCAACAGAAAACATCCCGGAGCCTGCATAGTGGCCCTGACTACCTTCGGCACCCAGGAGTACATCGTCTCCGCGCTGCGGGCCGGCGCCTCCGGCTACCTGATGAAGGACTGCGGCGGCCCAGCCCTGCTGACCGGCATCCAGCAGGCCCGGGACGGCGACATGCCGCTGGCCCCGGGCGTCCGGCGCGAGCTGGTGACCGACCTGCTCTCCGGCCATCCCCGGACCCTGGTCGACGATGCTGCGGCCAGTGGCCTGGCGCCGCGCGAGAAGGAGCTGCTGATCTGGCTCGGCCAGGGCATGACCAACGCCCAGATTGCAACGAAGATGTTCATCTCGGAAGGTTCTGTGAAGCAGTACCTGTCACACATCGGCGACAAGATGGGGCTGAAGTCCCGCACCCAGATCCTGGTGCGGGCCATTCAGCTGGGTCTGGTGGATCCGACCCTCATGACTCCCGGGATACCCTCCTGA
- the rpmF gene encoding 50S ribosomal protein L32, translating into MAVPKRKMSRSNTRSRRAQWKTSVVPTVTCVNPACREPHLSHTACPSCGQYGPKGARRQVVEA; encoded by the coding sequence GTGGCCGTTCCGAAGCGCAAGATGTCGCGCAGCAACACCCGTTCGCGCCGTGCGCAGTGGAAGACGTCCGTCGTCCCCACCGTCACCTGCGTGAATCCGGCTTGCCGCGAACCACACCTGTCCCATACCGCCTGCCCCTCGTGCGGCCAGTACGGTCCCAAGGGCGCTCGCCGTCAGGTCGTCGAGGCCTGA
- the ftsY gene encoding signal recognition particle-docking protein FtsY — protein sequence MADVIFWIVVAVVGLSLVAATLIIRYGKKELPPGEPREAIEAPQETPTEEEASPVAGEETPVAEEEPPVSELPEPEPTEPILDQPEEPRSRFARLRRRLASSNNVLARALGELLSVDRIDSETWDDFEATLIASDLGVGPTSELTEALRRELSIDGVSDPERARQVLRAELLKLVDPGLDRSLNLSAAEGDPAVVMVVGVNGTGKTTTVGKLARVLVAEGRSVMLGAADTFRAAAAEQLATWGERVGVETVSSSEGSDPASVAFDAVAKGKDEGIDVVLVDTAGRLHTKVGLMDELGKVKRVIEKKAPVGEVLLVLDATTGQNGMTQARIFSEVVDVTGIVLTKLDGSAKGGIVIQVQRELGVPVKLVGLGEGVDDLAPFDPEGFVAGILGE from the coding sequence GTGGCAGATGTGATTTTCTGGATAGTTGTCGCGGTGGTCGGACTGTCCCTGGTGGCGGCGACGCTCATCATTAGGTACGGCAAGAAGGAACTGCCGCCGGGCGAGCCGCGAGAGGCCATCGAGGCACCGCAGGAGACACCCACCGAAGAAGAGGCTTCTCCGGTCGCCGGGGAAGAGACTCCGGTTGCCGAGGAGGAACCTCCGGTCTCCGAGCTTCCCGAGCCTGAACCGACTGAGCCCATACTGGACCAGCCCGAGGAGCCGCGTTCCCGGTTCGCCCGGCTACGCCGCCGCTTGGCCTCAAGCAACAACGTGCTTGCTCGGGCGCTGGGGGAGCTGCTCAGCGTCGACCGGATCGACTCCGAGACCTGGGATGACTTCGAGGCCACGCTGATCGCCTCGGACCTGGGCGTCGGTCCCACGTCGGAGCTCACCGAGGCGCTGCGCCGGGAACTCAGCATCGACGGGGTCTCGGATCCCGAACGCGCCCGTCAGGTGCTGCGTGCTGAACTCCTCAAGCTGGTTGACCCAGGCCTGGACCGGAGCCTGAATCTCTCCGCCGCCGAGGGTGATCCTGCTGTCGTGATGGTGGTCGGGGTCAACGGCACCGGCAAGACCACGACCGTGGGCAAGCTCGCCCGGGTGCTCGTGGCCGAGGGACGCTCCGTCATGCTGGGAGCCGCCGACACCTTCCGCGCGGCAGCCGCTGAGCAGCTCGCGACCTGGGGTGAGCGGGTCGGTGTCGAGACGGTGAGCTCGTCAGAGGGCAGCGACCCGGCCTCCGTGGCCTTCGACGCGGTCGCCAAGGGCAAGGACGAGGGCATCGACGTCGTCCTGGTCGACACCGCTGGGCGGCTGCACACCAAGGTCGGGCTGATGGACGAGCTCGGCAAGGTCAAGCGCGTCATCGAGAAGAAGGCACCCGTCGGTGAGGTCCTGCTGGTGCTCGACGCCACCACGGGGCAGAACGGCATGACCCAGGCTCGGATCTTCTCCGAGGTGGTGGACGTCACCGGAATCGTGTTGACCAAACTCGACGGCTCCGCGAAGGGTGGGATCGTGATCCAGGTGCAGCGGGAACTCGGCGTGCCGGTCAAGCTGGTTGGCCTGGGTGAGGGAGTGGATGACCTGGCTCCCTTCGATCCCGAGGGATTCGTGGCGGGAATCCTCGGAGAGTGA
- a CDS encoding YceD family protein: MNSVHHHLDRRRPYVFDVLELGRRPGAMKEIQTSVPAPVDLGYEVIAVPQDSEVGLDLKLEAVVEGVLATGTVHAEIRGECARCLSQIEDEKSFELQELYFYPGNEVDEEESLVIDDAIDLEEALRDAVVLELPFTPLCDPDCLGLCQECGFNLNNDPGHGHDEKVDPRWEKLAGLDLRSDN; the protein is encoded by the coding sequence ATGAACTCCGTGCATCACCATCTGGACCGCCGCCGTCCGTATGTCTTTGACGTGCTGGAGCTGGGGCGGCGCCCGGGGGCGATGAAGGAGATTCAGACCAGCGTCCCTGCTCCGGTTGATCTCGGCTACGAGGTGATCGCAGTACCACAGGACTCCGAAGTCGGCTTGGACCTCAAACTTGAGGCCGTCGTCGAAGGGGTGCTGGCTACGGGGACGGTTCACGCGGAGATTCGCGGTGAATGTGCCCGATGTCTGAGTCAGATCGAGGATGAGAAGTCCTTCGAACTGCAGGAACTCTACTTCTACCCCGGCAACGAGGTGGATGAGGAAGAGAGCCTCGTCATTGACGATGCGATCGACCTGGAGGAGGCCTTGCGGGACGCTGTGGTGCTGGAGCTGCCGTTCACGCCCCTATGTGATCCCGACTGCCTGGGACTGTGCCAGGAGTGCGGGTTCAACCTGAACAACGATCCCGGTCACGGGCACGACGAGAAGGTGGACCCACGCTGGGAGAAGCTGGCTGGGCTTGATCTTCGCAGCGACAACTGA
- the smc gene encoding chromosome segregation protein SMC has protein sequence MYLKQLILRGFKSFASATTLDFEPGITCIVGPNGSGKSNVVDALSWVMGEQGAKSLRGGKMEDVIFAGTSKRAPLGRAEVQLTIDNSDGALPIEYSEVTITRTMFRSGGSEYAINGIPSRLLDVTELLSDSGIGREMHVIVGQGQLDAILQATPESRRGFIEEAAGVLKHRKRKEKAVRKLEGTKANLERLQDLIGELQRQLKPLGRQAETARRAAIIQAEQRDAKARLLADDLQSAREALAADLADEAAAAEAKERAEAEARAALDAEEAAEQELKEASQHFDRCQERWYALAALRERVSSTLSVAAERMRHGDAQPAIDTSSRDPESLEAEAREVRAREAELAEDIEQAQAALRETSGHRGEVETQHSEAEQAYSAALRAVADRREGLARLKGQVASVRSRLEAGQGEEQRLAGRREEALARAREAADRYRKAENTLAGLGTDESSLDATWERASKAVAEREAEVGGLVEQETRTAREKAALTARAEALRLATQQRDGSSDLLGQRGILGRMGDLIQVAPGWEQAVAAGLGAAAEAVVAAGLDDALAAIAHLTEQDLGRAPVVVAGAAAQDKVPLLDLITAPTELEGALSRLLAGVVAVEDLAAARASVADSPALVAVTRAGDRLSGWLVEGGSAAKPSLLALNAELAEAEEHLAQAAAAADRQRFALEAARSDLQQARDEESAALAALHESDAQFTAVSDELGAHRQAQAAATREADRLSAAIAAAQEGRAEHEGKLAELQARLSAASDEELADPDPARRDELAVTARAARQAEMEARLRLRTAEEQARSLAGRADGLLRAAAAERQSRARARARAEQLRREAAVGKTVHEAALRLSAAVEATMERAAASRDSAESRRRAAEAATVAARQASRAAGQRLEELMRGAHRDELARIEHRMRIEQLEERSLGELGLEGDQLVAEYGPEQPIAVLTRPDGSALGPDDEVPEPVAYVRAEQEKRLRRAERGLAALGRVNPLALEEFEALKIRHAFLAEQLADLKQTRADLLALIDDVDQRVQEVFEAAYRDVERTFGKVFERLFPGGEGKLVLTEPGNWLETGVDVEARPAGKQVKRLSLLSGGERSLVAVAFLVSLFIARPSPFYILDEVEAALDDANLGRLLAIYEELRQSSQLLVITHQKRTMEIADSLYGVTMRGDGISTVVSQRLQQRD, from the coding sequence ATGTACCTCAAACAGCTGATCCTCAGGGGATTCAAGTCTTTCGCTTCGGCCACCACCCTTGACTTCGAGCCGGGCATCACCTGCATCGTCGGACCCAACGGGTCCGGCAAGTCCAATGTGGTCGACGCCCTGAGCTGGGTGATGGGTGAACAGGGGGCCAAAAGCCTGCGCGGCGGGAAGATGGAGGACGTCATCTTCGCGGGCACGTCCAAACGCGCCCCGCTGGGACGGGCGGAAGTGCAGCTGACCATCGACAACTCCGATGGCGCACTGCCCATCGAGTACTCGGAAGTGACGATCACCCGCACCATGTTCCGCAGCGGCGGCTCCGAGTATGCCATCAACGGCATCCCCTCCAGGCTGCTGGACGTGACGGAGCTGCTGAGCGACTCCGGCATCGGCCGCGAAATGCACGTGATCGTCGGGCAGGGCCAGCTCGACGCCATCCTCCAGGCCACTCCTGAGTCCCGGAGAGGATTCATTGAGGAGGCCGCCGGGGTCCTCAAACATCGCAAGCGCAAAGAGAAGGCCGTCCGGAAACTGGAAGGGACGAAGGCAAACCTGGAACGGCTTCAGGACCTGATCGGAGAACTGCAGCGTCAGCTCAAACCGCTCGGCCGTCAGGCCGAGACCGCCCGTCGGGCCGCCATCATCCAGGCGGAGCAGCGCGACGCGAAGGCTCGCCTGCTCGCCGATGACCTCCAGAGCGCCCGGGAGGCCCTAGCTGCCGACCTCGCCGACGAGGCCGCAGCAGCCGAGGCCAAAGAACGTGCAGAGGCTGAGGCCCGGGCGGCCCTGGATGCGGAGGAGGCAGCGGAGCAGGAGCTGAAGGAGGCGTCGCAGCACTTCGACCGCTGCCAGGAGCGATGGTATGCGCTGGCGGCCCTGAGGGAGCGGGTGTCCTCGACGCTCTCGGTGGCGGCCGAGCGGATGCGCCACGGCGACGCCCAGCCCGCCATCGACACGTCCAGCCGGGATCCCGAGTCCCTGGAGGCCGAGGCCCGCGAGGTCAGGGCACGCGAGGCTGAGCTGGCTGAGGACATCGAGCAGGCGCAGGCCGCGCTGCGGGAGACCTCCGGGCATCGGGGCGAGGTGGAGACCCAGCACTCCGAGGCCGAGCAGGCCTACTCCGCGGCACTGCGCGCGGTTGCCGATCGGCGGGAGGGGCTGGCCCGGCTCAAAGGACAGGTGGCCTCAGTGCGTTCCCGCCTTGAAGCCGGCCAGGGCGAGGAGCAGCGCCTAGCCGGCCGCCGGGAGGAGGCCCTCGCGCGGGCGCGGGAGGCCGCGGACCGGTACCGGAAGGCCGAGAACACCCTCGCCGGGCTGGGCACCGACGAGTCGAGCCTGGACGCTACCTGGGAGAGGGCCAGCAAGGCTGTCGCAGAGCGTGAGGCCGAAGTCGGAGGGCTGGTGGAGCAGGAGACACGCACCGCGCGGGAGAAAGCCGCTCTCACCGCACGTGCGGAGGCCCTGCGCCTGGCGACGCAGCAGCGTGACGGCTCCTCCGACCTGCTGGGGCAGCGCGGGATCCTGGGACGGATGGGAGACCTCATCCAGGTGGCCCCCGGCTGGGAGCAGGCCGTCGCGGCAGGGCTTGGAGCCGCGGCCGAGGCGGTCGTGGCAGCCGGGCTTGACGATGCCCTGGCCGCCATCGCGCACCTGACTGAGCAGGACCTGGGGCGGGCTCCCGTGGTGGTGGCCGGCGCGGCGGCGCAGGACAAGGTGCCGCTGCTCGACCTGATCACCGCGCCGACAGAGCTAGAGGGTGCCTTGAGCCGGCTGCTGGCCGGTGTCGTCGCCGTCGAGGACCTCGCCGCTGCCAGGGCCAGTGTCGCAGACAGTCCAGCTTTGGTCGCTGTCACCAGGGCAGGGGATCGGCTGTCCGGCTGGCTGGTTGAAGGCGGGTCTGCCGCGAAACCCTCACTGCTGGCCCTGAACGCCGAGCTCGCAGAAGCCGAGGAGCACCTGGCGCAGGCCGCTGCAGCAGCGGATCGGCAGAGGTTCGCCCTGGAGGCCGCCCGCAGCGACCTGCAGCAGGCCCGCGACGAGGAGTCGGCAGCCCTGGCCGCTCTGCACGAGTCCGATGCGCAGTTCACCGCAGTCTCGGATGAGCTCGGTGCTCACCGACAGGCGCAGGCCGCCGCGACCCGCGAGGCCGACCGCCTGAGTGCCGCCATCGCCGCGGCCCAGGAGGGCCGGGCGGAGCATGAGGGAAAGCTGGCTGAACTGCAGGCACGGCTTTCCGCCGCGAGCGACGAGGAACTGGCCGACCCTGACCCCGCACGGCGCGACGAGCTGGCGGTGACGGCGCGGGCGGCCCGGCAGGCCGAGATGGAGGCAAGGCTGCGATTACGCACCGCCGAGGAGCAGGCCCGGTCTCTGGCAGGCCGGGCCGATGGGCTGTTGCGTGCCGCCGCCGCGGAACGCCAGTCCCGGGCACGCGCCCGGGCCCGGGCTGAGCAGCTGCGGCGTGAGGCCGCGGTGGGCAAGACTGTGCACGAGGCCGCGCTGCGCTTGTCCGCAGCGGTTGAGGCCACCATGGAGCGAGCCGCGGCCAGCCGTGATTCCGCGGAGTCCCGGCGCCGCGCAGCTGAAGCCGCCACGGTGGCAGCCAGACAGGCGTCCAGGGCGGCGGGGCAGCGTCTGGAAGAACTCATGCGGGGCGCTCACCGCGATGAGCTGGCCCGGATCGAGCACCGGATGCGGATCGAGCAGCTGGAGGAGCGGAGCCTGGGCGAGCTGGGGCTGGAGGGGGACCAGCTGGTCGCTGAGTATGGCCCTGAGCAGCCCATTGCGGTCCTCACCCGCCCGGACGGGTCGGCGCTTGGCCCCGACGACGAGGTGCCTGAGCCGGTCGCCTACGTGCGCGCCGAACAGGAGAAACGGCTCCGCCGCGCCGAACGCGGGCTGGCGGCCCTCGGCCGGGTAAACCCGCTGGCGCTCGAGGAGTTCGAGGCCCTGAAAATCCGGCATGCCTTTCTGGCGGAGCAGCTTGCCGACTTGAAACAGACCCGGGCCGACCTGCTAGCGCTGATCGATGACGTCGACCAGCGCGTCCAGGAGGTCTTCGAGGCCGCCTACCGCGATGTGGAGCGCACCTTCGGGAAGGTCTTCGAGCGGCTCTTCCCGGGCGGTGAGGGGAAACTGGTGCTGACCGAGCCCGGCAACTGGCTTGAGACGGGCGTCGATGTTGAGGCCCGGCCTGCTGGTAAGCAGGTCAAGCGACTTTCACTGCTGTCGGGCGGGGAGCGGTCCTTGGTGGCTGTGGCCTTCCTGGTCAGCCTTTTCATCGCGCGGCCGAGCCCCTTCTACATCCTTGACGAAGTGGAGGCGGCCCTTGACGACGCTAATCTCGGACGTCTGCTCGCGATCTATGAGGAACTGCGGCAGAGCTCCCAGCTGCTGGTCATTACCCACCAGAAACGCACCATGGAGATCGCCGACAGCCTGTACGGGGTCACCATGCGGGGAGACGGCATCTCCACCGTGGTCAGCCAGCGCCTGCAGCAGCGGGATTAG